In the genome of Nonomuraea sp. NBC_00507, the window ATCACCAACGTCTGGTCCACCACCAAGACCATGACCGCGTTGTGCGCGCTGATCCTCGCCGACCGCGGCGGGCTCGACCTGACCGCCCCGGTGGCCGCGTACTGGCCCGAATTCGCCGCCGCGGGCAAAGAGCGCGTGCAGGTCCGGCACGTCCTCTCCCACACCGCGGGCCTGCCGGGCTTCGACGCGGGGACGACGGTCGAGGACCTCTACGACTGGGAGAAGACCACGGCACGGCTGGCCGCACAGCCGCCGCTCTGGGAGCCGGGCATCGAGAGCGGCTACCACGCGGTCACGCAGGGATACCTCATCGGAGAGGTGGTCCGCCGCATCACCGGACGCACGCTGGGCACGTTCCTGGCCGAGGAGGTGGCCGGACCGCTGGGCGCCGACTTCCACATCGGCCTGCCCCCGGAGCACGACCACCGCGTCGCCCCGGTCATCCCGCCGTCGGACCCGCCCGGCGCCGCCCGCCCTGACGCACCGCCCGGCCCCGAGATCCGGGCCGCGGACGCGAACACCGCCGCCTGGCGGCGCGCCGAGATCCCGGCGGTCAACGGGCACGGCAACGCCCGCTCGGTCGCCGCCATCCAGTCCGTCCTGGCCTGCGCGGGCACCGTCAACGGCGTGCGCCTGTCGTCCCCGTCCGGCTGTGAGCGCGCCTTGGAGGAGCAGCACTACGGCGTGGACCGGTATCTGGGCGCCCCCATGCGCTACGGCATGGGCTACGGCATCTACGGCGGCCAACGCGCCTGCTTTTGGGGCGGATGGGGCGGCTCTCTGGTCTTCATCGACTTCGACGCCCGGATGACGGTGGCCTACGTGATGAACCAGATGGTCGACCAGGGCGGCCTCGGCGACGAACGCGGCTTGGGCATCGTCCTGGCCGCCTACGGCGGCCTCGCCGCGGCTAACTGACCACGTCCTTGCGGCGGAAGCGGCGGAAGGCCACGGCGATGAGGATGGCCGCGTACGTGATCGACACCGAAGCCCCCTTGGCCATGCCGCTCCAGTCCAGCTCCGGTGCCAGGGCGTCGACCCAGGCGTTGTTCCAGAACGTGGGCAGGAACTCCCGCAGCACCCCGAGCGCCTCGACCGCCTGCAGGATGTTGCAGACGATCCAGAGCCCGACCGCCCCGCCGACCGCGCCCAGCGGGGAGTCGGTGACGGTCGAGATGAAGAACGCCAGCGCGGCCACCACGAGCTGGCTGACCAGCGCGTACCCGATCACGATGCCGAAGCGTGGCAGCACGTCGAACGCCGGGATCGTCTCACCCGTGCCGGGCACCTGGATGTCGTTCCACCCGAACGCCAGCGTGCCCGCCAGCAGCGCCATCAGCGGCAGGCAGATCACCGCCGCCGCCGAGTAGCCCAGCGCCACGATCAGCTTCTGCCGCAGCAGCCGGTCCCGGGGGATCGGGGCGGCCAGCAGATAACGCAGTGACGACCAGTTGGCCTCGCTGGCCACCGTGTCACCGCAGAACAGGGCGACCGCCACCACCAGCAGGAAGCTGGCCGACACCGACAGGGCGAACGCGGAGAAGTTGAGTCCGCTCTCCGTCGCCAGGTCGGAGATGCGCAGCGCCGCCTGCTGCTGCCCGCTGGACTGCGGCCCGAACTGGAACGCGATCACCAGGATCCACGGCAGCGCCAGCAGCAGGCCGAACATCACCATCGTCCGCCGCCGCTTGAACTGCCTGATGATCTCCACCCGCAGCGGCAGCGTGCGGCGGGGCGCGTAGCCCGGCGCGGCGGTCATGACTTGTCTCCAATGAGGTCGAGGAACACGTCTTCCAGCCGCGGCCCGTGCCCGTTGCCGGTGGCGGCCCCGGCGGAGGCCGACGTGAGCAGCTGCGACACCGGCCCGGCCGAGACCAGCCGGCCCCGGTGCATGACGACGACGTGGCTGCAGGTCTGCTCCACCTCGGCGAGCATGTGACTGGAGACGATCACGGTACGGCCGTCGCGCGCGTAGCGCTTGAGCACCTCGCGCATCTCCCTGATCTGGGGCGGGTCGAGACCGTTCGTAGGTTCGTCGAGCACGAGCAGGTCCGGCAGGCCGAGCATGGCCTGCGCGATGGCCAGCCGCTGCCGCATGCCCTGGGAGTAGGTGCGTACGGCACGTTCCAGCGCCTTGCCCAGGCCGGCGATCTCCAGCGCCTCGTCGAAATGGGCGTCGGCGGACGGGCGGCCGGTGGCGGCCCAGTAGAGCTCGATGTTGTCCCGGCCGGACAGGTGCGGCAGGAACCCGGGGCCCTCGACGAACGACCCGAGCCTGGAGAGCACCGGCGCCCCCGGCGTCACCCGGTCGCCGAAGATCCGGATCTCGCCGTCGTCCGGCCGGATGAGGCCCATCATCATCCGCATCGTGGTCGTCTTGCCTGCGCCGTTCGGCCCGAGCAGGCCCAGCACCTGGCCCTTCTCGACCCGGAACGACAGGCCGTCGACGGCCAGCTCCCCGTTCCTGTACGCCTTCGTCAGCCCGCTGATCTCCAGCGGCACCGGCTCGCCGCCCGGTTCGGCCGGGCCGTCGTGGGCGCTCCGGCCGGTGACGGCGGCGGGCACGGCCCTGCGGCGCACCCCGGCGCCCGCCGGCGCGAGGGTCGAGGCGCGGCCGGTCGCCAGCAGCGCGGCGGCGATCACCACGGCGGCCAGCGGCATCGCCCACACCCACCACGCGACCCCGGACGGCGGGGCGGCGAGCGTGCGCACCGTGGGCACGGCGAGGGCGGGGGAGGCCAGCGACACCTGGTAGGTGGCGGGCTCGGCCGGAGTGGCGAACCCCATGTCCGTGGTGGTCACCACCAGGCGGAGCCGGTGGCCGACGGCGAAGCGGTGGTCCACGGCGGGCAGGGTGATCGTGGCCTCCACACTGCCCGCGCCCTCCGGGATCGTCACGCGGATCGGCGCCACCAGCCCGGCGGGCAACGTCGGTGGCTGAGTGGCGGTGTCGGCCACGTCGTACAGCTTCGCGAACAGCGTCGCCTCGCCCTTGCCCGACACCTTGATCTTGGCTGTGGTGGTGCCGGTGAGCTGGAGCGGGGCCGTGAGAGGCCGCGACTCGAAGGCGGCGCTCTGGCCGGGCATGTCGATCGAGACGCCCGCGGTGTTCTGGCCGCCCAGCAGGCCGCCGATGCCCGGCACCGTCGAGATCGAGGCCGGGGCGCCGCCGGGCGGGTTGACGATGCTCTGCTCGGGGCCGCTCAGCTCCACCGTCGTGGTGTCGGTGCCGGCGAGGCCGGGGTAGGAGGCGGCCTCCGGATGCAGCCGGATGCGCTGGCGGGTGCCGGGGTCGCGCCCGCCGTCGCGCGTCACCGTGAACGCGCTGACCGGCGGCGCCGTCTGAGCCGAGACGTCACCCTTCAGATAGCGGGCGAACCAGGCCGAGGACTGCTCGAAGAGCCAGTCGGCCTCGCCGTTGCCGCCGTCGTGCCCGCCGTCGAACCACGCCAGGCTGACCGGGGTGCCCGCGGCGGCGATCGCCTTGGCGTTGGCGTCGGCGTGGCTGAGCGGGAACAACGAGTCGCGCTGGCCCTGCAGGAGCAGCGTCGGCGCCTTGATCTGGCCGGCCACGGTGATCGGGCTCGACTTGCGCAGCAGGGCGACGGCCTCCGGTGTGGCCTTGCCGTCCTTGGCGACCTGCTGGTACATGTCGCAGATCGCCGGCAGGAACCTGCCGCAGCGCGCCTGCTGGGGCGTCAGCGGCCCGGCCTCCTGCCGCTGCCCCTGGCCCTGGAGCGCGAAGCTCTCCAGCGAGACGCCCTGGCCGAAGAAGATGCCTGCCCACATGCGCTTGAACACGCCGCTCTCAGGCTGCCCCAGGCCGTTCGCTGGGGCACCGGCCGGGCTCTGGGCGGAGGCCGCGCCGGAGGTGTCCTGGTCTGTGGCGGCGGGGGGCTGGACGGCTGCGTTGGGGAAGAGGGCGTCGGCCAGGTCGGACCAGGTGATCTGCGGCACGATCGCGTCGACCCGCTGGTCGTGGGCCGCCGTCATCAGGGCGATGGAGCCGCCGTACGAGCCGCCCACGATGCCCACGCGCGGGTCGCCCGAGGCGTCCAGCAGGACCTCCGGACGCTTGGCGAGCCAGTCGATCAGCTGCTTGACGTCCTTGACCTCGTAGTCGGGGGAGTTGAGCGCGATCTCGCCGGTCGAGCGGCCGAATCCGCGTGCCGACCAGGTCAGCACCGCGTAGCCGTCCTGGGCGACCCGCATCGCCTGCTGCCTGACGCTCTGCTTGCTTCCGCCGAAACCGTGGCCGATCAGCACGGCAGGCGCCTTCCCGCCCCCCGGCGGCGGGAAGAACGTCGTATCGAGCTCCACCCGTTGGTCGTCGGCGGGTCCGTCGACGACGGTTATCTTCTGGTCCTGGGCCCGCACCTCAGGAGCCGACGGCCACACCAGCCACGTCGTCACCCCGATGAGGGCGAGTGCCGCTACCAGCGCGGCCACACGCTTCATGACGAGGAGCTTACTTACGGCACCTGAGAGATCCCTGAGACGGGGCTCGCCGCCCTCGGGCCGCGCCGCCTGTGGATGACCCATGGGCGCTTGCCTGAGAGCTACGGAAAGGTCAATATCGTACGCGGAGGACGCGATCTTGGCGTATGCCCGACGAGGTAAGGAGCTCAAGTGACGGTCCAGCCCGCAGTGGAGGCGTTCCTGCCGTCCACCTACGCGAAAGCCGTGCCGTACGACTTGTTAGCCCACCTGAGGCGGGAGACTCCCGTCTGCTGGATCCCCGAGCCCGCCATCGGCCCCTGGCGTGAGGGTCCGGGTTACTGGGCCGTCTTCAGGCACGCCGACGTCAAGCAGGTCCTGCGCAGCACGGAAGACTTCTCCTCCCACCTCGGCGCCACCCAGCTCCGCGACTTCGACACCCCCGCTGACTTGGCCTTCGTTCAGAACATGATGGTCAACATGGACGCGCCCGGCCACGCCAGGCTGCGCAAGATCGTGGCGGCGGCCTTCACGCCGCGCGCCGTGCGAGCGCTGGAGCGGGCGATCGCTGAACGCGCGGCGGCGCTGTTCGCGGAGGGCGAGTGCGACTTCGTGGAGGTGACCGCCGACCTGCCCGTGTGGACGCTGGCCCACGTCATGGGCTTCCCGGAGCAGGACAGGCGACTGCTGTACGACTGGGCGTCGCGGGTCATCGGCTATCAGGACGCCGACCACGCGGACCTCTCGACGGCCGAAGCGGAGTCCCTCACCCCGATGGGCCGCCGCGCCGTCGCGCTGCGTCCCCGGCTCGAGCCTGGGACGAATCCGCGTTCCAAGGCGGCGCTGGCCGACGTGTTCGCCTATGCGCACGACCTGGCCGAGGCCCCCGTCGACGACGAATCCCTCATGGCCGCCATGATGAAGGGCGGCCTGACCGTAGAGGAATTCGAGAACATGTTCTCCCTCTTCGCCGTCGCGGGCAACGAGACCGTCCGCAACGGCATCCCCGGCGGCCTCCTCACGCTCCTCCAGCACCCGGCCGAGCTGGCCCGCCTGCGCGACGACCCCTCCCTGCTCGACTCCGCCATCGAGGAGATGCTCCGCTTCTGGCCGCCGGTCATGCACTTCCGCCGTACGGCCACGCGCGACCTCACCCTCGGCGGCCGCGACATCCGCGCGGGTGACAAGGTGGTCGTCTACCACATCTCCGCGAACCGCGACCCGTCCGTCTTCCCCGACCCCGACCGCTTCGACATCGCCCGCACCCCGAACGACCACGTCAGCTTCGGCTTCGGCCCGCACTTCTGCATCGGCGCCCACCTGGCCCGCGCCCAGATGCGCTCGATCTTCAGGGAACTGCTCGCTTGGGATGTCGAGCTCGCGGGCAGCCCGCAAAGGCTCACGTCGAACTTCCAGAACGGCCTCAAGCACCTCCCCGTACGCCTCACCAGGCGCCCCTCACTGAGCCGCCTATAGAACCTGCCGGCCGAAAAGCGAATGCGGCGCGATCAAGCCCGCCCCTAGGCTCGTGCGCCATGGACTACTTGACGACGAACCGGGCCAACTGGAACGCACGCGTCCCGATCCACGTCGCCAGTGACTTCTACGACGTCGAGGGCTTCAAGGCGAGCGGCCGGAGCGTCCTGAGGCCGTTCGAGGTGGCGGAGGTGGGCGAGGTATCCGGCCGCCGCCTGGTGCATTTGCAGTGCCACCTCGGACTGGACACGCTCTCCTGGGCCAGGCTCGGCGCCGAGGTGACCGGGCTCGACTTCTCGTCCGACGCCATCGACCAGGCCAGGCGGATCGCGGCTGGATGCGGCATCCGGGCGAGGTTCGTCACCGCCGACGTGTACGACGCGGCCGAGGCGCTCGGCGAGACCTACGACATCGTCTACACCGGCATCGGCGCCC includes:
- a CDS encoding serine hydrolase domain-containing protein; translation: MADIQGTCEDRFHEVREMLAASLDGGDDVGASAAVYVDGEPVVDLWGGYADAGRTVPWQRDTITNVWSTTKTMTALCALILADRGGLDLTAPVAAYWPEFAAAGKERVQVRHVLSHTAGLPGFDAGTTVEDLYDWEKTTARLAAQPPLWEPGIESGYHAVTQGYLIGEVVRRITGRTLGTFLAEEVAGPLGADFHIGLPPEHDHRVAPVIPPSDPPGAARPDAPPGPEIRAADANTAAWRRAEIPAVNGHGNARSVAAIQSVLACAGTVNGVRLSSPSGCERALEEQHYGVDRYLGAPMRYGMGYGIYGGQRACFWGGWGGSLVFIDFDARMTVAYVMNQMVDQGGLGDERGLGIVLAAYGGLAAAN
- a CDS encoding ABC transporter permease, which translates into the protein MTAAPGYAPRRTLPLRVEIIRQFKRRRTMVMFGLLLALPWILVIAFQFGPQSSGQQQAALRISDLATESGLNFSAFALSVSASFLLVVAVALFCGDTVASEANWSSLRYLLAAPIPRDRLLRQKLIVALGYSAAAVICLPLMALLAGTLAFGWNDIQVPGTGETIPAFDVLPRFGIVIGYALVSQLVVAALAFFISTVTDSPLGAVGGAVGLWIVCNILQAVEALGVLREFLPTFWNNAWVDALAPELDWSGMAKGASVSITYAAILIAVAFRRFRRKDVVS
- a CDS encoding alpha/beta fold hydrolase translates to MKRVAALVAALALIGVTTWLVWPSAPEVRAQDQKITVVDGPADDQRVELDTTFFPPPGGGKAPAVLIGHGFGGSKQSVRQQAMRVAQDGYAVLTWSARGFGRSTGEIALNSPDYEVKDVKQLIDWLAKRPEVLLDASGDPRVGIVGGSYGGSIALMTAAHDQRVDAIVPQITWSDLADALFPNAAVQPPAATDQDTSGAASAQSPAGAPANGLGQPESGVFKRMWAGIFFGQGVSLESFALQGQGQRQEAGPLTPQQARCGRFLPAICDMYQQVAKDGKATPEAVALLRKSSPITVAGQIKAPTLLLQGQRDSLFPLSHADANAKAIAAAGTPVSLAWFDGGHDGGNGEADWLFEQSSAWFARYLKGDVSAQTAPPVSAFTVTRDGGRDPGTRQRIRLHPEAASYPGLAGTDTTTVELSGPEQSIVNPPGGAPASISTVPGIGGLLGGQNTAGVSIDMPGQSAAFESRPLTAPLQLTGTTTAKIKVSGKGEATLFAKLYDVADTATQPPTLPAGLVAPIRVTIPEGAGSVEATITLPAVDHRFAVGHRLRLVVTTTDMGFATPAEPATYQVSLASPALAVPTVRTLAAPPSGVAWWVWAMPLAAVVIAAALLATGRASTLAPAGAGVRRRAVPAAVTGRSAHDGPAEPGGEPVPLEISGLTKAYRNGELAVDGLSFRVEKGQVLGLLGPNGAGKTTTMRMMMGLIRPDDGEIRIFGDRVTPGAPVLSRLGSFVEGPGFLPHLSGRDNIELYWAATGRPSADAHFDEALEIAGLGKALERAVRTYSQGMRQRLAIAQAMLGLPDLLVLDEPTNGLDPPQIREMREVLKRYARDGRTVIVSSHMLAEVEQTCSHVVVMHRGRLVSAGPVSQLLTSASAGAATGNGHGPRLEDVFLDLIGDKS
- a CDS encoding cytochrome P450 gives rise to the protein MTVQPAVEAFLPSTYAKAVPYDLLAHLRRETPVCWIPEPAIGPWREGPGYWAVFRHADVKQVLRSTEDFSSHLGATQLRDFDTPADLAFVQNMMVNMDAPGHARLRKIVAAAFTPRAVRALERAIAERAAALFAEGECDFVEVTADLPVWTLAHVMGFPEQDRRLLYDWASRVIGYQDADHADLSTAEAESLTPMGRRAVALRPRLEPGTNPRSKAALADVFAYAHDLAEAPVDDESLMAAMMKGGLTVEEFENMFSLFAVAGNETVRNGIPGGLLTLLQHPAELARLRDDPSLLDSAIEEMLRFWPPVMHFRRTATRDLTLGGRDIRAGDKVVVYHISANRDPSVFPDPDRFDIARTPNDHVSFGFGPHFCIGAHLARAQMRSIFRELLAWDVELAGSPQRLTSNFQNGLKHLPVRLTRRPSLSRL